In Babylonia areolata isolate BAREFJ2019XMU chromosome 10, ASM4173473v1, whole genome shotgun sequence, the following proteins share a genomic window:
- the LOC143286646 gene encoding uncharacterized protein LOC143286646, which yields MPSVVKGHKAELTCDFGVNMQDEGQRKKIYIERQTSSGEPGLTRLDFSNITRYLTVGLSSVSQEDEGDYMCQVSGPDWPVPKTCNFALKNICDFSNGVADCAWSNRYGWTFGGSTARVGYDKKKAVLETKRWCTLAEGEHCVHLKYELSPVRNSQQRTELHVMQVDTRRSRQHLWMVKSSEATGWRSVYIPIRKGNKFKIWIRGWRSTVPMSSVIAIDDLQYLHRPCPSTTTTTTYTPTSATTTPTTTGSVSTTASSDEDEDGSDNLLYLVIGLIVAAVVTIANGVMLCYCRKRRNTQKRRRNNTNDNEGRTDGSRGPPALPTAGPPDTDHYNTVYELSMSTTITTTPTTTTTTTTDRTPTPNTATSSPTAVPPPFCGRRSRPCPSALSGAEDEAHYIDIDKVGISTTTTTTTTTNSVHSTSTAAPTFSKSRSVVVQRVKAQPVPASTRLLADSQTFSLLKQRCEPITGEEDYNTLSLHHGQTPQETATKTGRELLYNHLDSVANSEVRAGHKSETTEQENYNSLSFHQGPNLKQTATTTTGRPAVYNHLDSVADSEVHIRTLPGPETTNQDPVLFRVLLRTSNQ from the exons ATGCCCTCAGTGGTGAAAGGCCACAAGGCAGAGTTGACCTGTGACTTTGGGGTCAACATGCAGGATGAGGGTCAGCGGAAGAAAATTTACATCGAGCGTCAGACTTCCAGTGGAGAGCCAg GCCTGACACGGTTGGACTTCTCCAACATCACTCGGTACCTGACGGTCGGTCTGTCCTCGGTCAGCCAGGAGGATGAAGGGGACTACATGTGCCAAGTTTCTGGTCCTGACTGGCCGGTGCCAAAGACATGCAACTTTGCTCTGAAAA ACATCTGTGATTTTTCCAATGGCGTAGCAGATTGCGCATGGAGTAACAGATATGGCTGGACTTTtg GTGGTTCCACCGCTCGGGTGGggtatgacaaaaaaaaagctgtgctGGAAACGAAGAGGTGGTGCACTCTGGCAGAAGGAGAGCACTGTGTTCATCTGAAGTACGAACTCTCCCCTGTCCGCAACTCACAGCAACGCACTGAACTTCATGTAATGCAGGTGGATACGAGGCGTTCTCGACAACATCTTTGGATGGTTAAATCAAGCGAAGCTACAGGCTGGCGCTCTGTCTACATCCCCATTAGAAAGGGGAACAAGTTCAAG ATTTGGATCCGAGGATGGCGAAGCACTGTCCCCATGTCTTCAGTGATCGCCATTGACGATCTTCAGTACCTTCACCGACCttgtccctccaccaccaccaccaccacctacacacccacctccgccaccaccacgccTACCACTACAGGATCGGTCTCAACGACTGCCTCTTCCG ACGAGGACGAGGACGGGTCTGACAACCTACTTTATCTTGTCATCGGACTGATCGTCGCTGCTGTTGTTACCATCGCCAACGGTGTCATGCTGTGTTACTGCAGAAAGCGAAGAAACACTCAGAAGAg AAGAAggaacaacaccaacgacaacgaaGGTCGCACTGACGGTTcaagag GCCCACCAGCCTTGCCCACAGCCGGACCTCCAGACACAGATCACTACAACACCGTTTACGAGCTCAGCatgtccaccaccatcaccaccacccctaccaccaccaccaccaccaccaccgaccgcacccctacccccaacactgCTACATCCAGCCCCACTGCCGTCCCTCCACCCTTTTGTGGTCGGAGATCGCGGCCCTGCCCTTCTGCCTTGTCTGGAGCCGAGGACGAGGCTCATTACATTGATATCGACAAGGTcggtatctccaccaccaccaccaccaccaccaccacc AACTCTGTCCACTCCACCAGCACTGCAGCCCCCACCTTCAGCAAGAGCAGGTCAGTGGTTGTCCAGAGAGTCAAGGCCCAACCAGTTCCAGCCAGCACACGTCTCCTCGCTGACAGCCAGACGTTCTCGTTGCTGAAACAGCGGTGTGAACCCATCACAGGGGAAGAAGACTacaacaccttgtccctccaccatGGACAGACACCCCAAGAAACCGCCACAAAAACAGGGAGAGAACTGTTGTACAACCATCTGGACTCTGTGGCGAACAGCGAGGTTCGTGCCGGACACAAGTCTGAAACCACGGAGCAAGAAAACTACAACTCACTGTCGTTCCATCAAGGACCGAACCTCAAACAaactgccacaacaacaacaggacgacCAGCTGTGTACAACCATCTGGACTCTGTGGCAGACAGCGAGGTCCACATCAGAACGTTGCCTGGCCCTGAAACAACGAACCAAGACCCTGTGCTTTTCCGTGTTTTATTAAGAACCTCCAACCAGTGA